A single genomic interval of Ramlibacter pinisoli harbors:
- the truB gene encoding tRNA pseudouridine(55) synthase TruB, whose amino-acid sequence MSAPRARVVRRPVHGVLLLDKPRGLSSNDALQKAKWLLRAEKAGHTGTLDPLATGVLPLCFGAATKFSQLHLDADKTYEAIAVLGVKTSTGDAEGEVIAQRPVPAVTQERLAQLRAQFTGPQRQLPPMHSALKKDGKALYEYARAGQEVAREPRDITVHAFDLALTEDAGRPALRFTARVSKGTYIRTLGEDLGEALGCGAHLSLLRRIATGPFGIGQCTSLAALEALDEDERLAALLPAEALLDGHARVTLDPDNAGRFLSGLRRRGHWPDQDAVAVFGERPVALLGTGHVKAGELIPGRLLSPIEIQQILQSHEAIATP is encoded by the coding sequence ATGAGCGCACCACGAGCACGGGTCGTGAGGCGCCCCGTGCACGGGGTGCTGCTGCTCGACAAGCCGCGCGGCCTGTCGAGCAACGATGCCTTGCAGAAGGCCAAGTGGCTGCTGCGGGCGGAAAAGGCGGGCCACACCGGCACGCTGGACCCGCTCGCCACCGGCGTGCTGCCGCTGTGCTTCGGTGCGGCCACCAAGTTCAGCCAGCTCCACCTGGACGCCGACAAGACCTACGAAGCGATCGCCGTGCTGGGCGTGAAGACGTCGACCGGCGATGCCGAAGGCGAGGTGATCGCGCAGCGGCCGGTGCCGGCCGTCACGCAGGAGCGCCTGGCGCAGCTGCGGGCGCAGTTCACCGGGCCCCAGCGCCAGCTGCCGCCGATGCACAGCGCCCTGAAGAAGGACGGCAAGGCGCTCTACGAATACGCCCGGGCCGGCCAGGAGGTGGCGCGCGAGCCGCGCGACATCACCGTCCACGCCTTCGACCTGGCGCTCACCGAGGACGCCGGGCGCCCGGCGCTGCGGTTCACCGCGCGCGTGAGCAAGGGCACCTACATCCGCACGCTGGGCGAGGACCTGGGCGAGGCACTGGGCTGCGGTGCGCACCTGTCGCTTCTGCGCCGGATCGCCACGGGCCCGTTCGGCATCGGGCAATGCACCAGCCTGGCGGCGCTGGAGGCCCTGGACGAGGACGAGCGGCTGGCCGCGCTGCTGCCGGCCGAGGCGCTTCTCGACGGCCACGCACGTGTCACGCTCGATCCCGACAATGCCGGCCGGTTCCTGTCCGGCTTGCGCCGGCGAGGCCACTGGCCCGACCAGGACGCCGTCGCGGTGTTCGGCGAGCGGCCAGTAGCCCTGCTGGGCACCGGTCACGTGAAGGCCGGCGAACTGATCCCGGGGCGTTTGCTGAGCCCCATCGAAATCCAGCAAATCCTGCAGTCGCACGAAGCGATCGCCACACCATGA
- the rbfA gene encoding 30S ribosome-binding factor RbfA yields the protein MPKKSSKPNRSYQVADQIQRDLSELVREIKDPRLGMVTISAVDVTPDYAHAKVSFSVLVGDAQECEVALNSAAGFLRNGLFKRLHIHTVPTLHFQFDRTTERAADMNALIARAVASRSKDSDE from the coding sequence ATGCCGAAGAAGAGCAGCAAGCCCAATCGCAGCTACCAGGTCGCGGACCAGATCCAGCGCGACCTGTCCGAGCTCGTGCGCGAGATCAAGGATCCGCGCCTGGGCATGGTGACGATCAGCGCCGTCGACGTGACGCCGGACTACGCGCACGCCAAGGTGTCGTTCAGCGTCCTGGTGGGCGATGCGCAGGAGTGCGAGGTTGCACTCAACAGCGCCGCCGGCTTCCTGCGCAACGGCCTGTTCAAGCGCCTGCACATCCACACGGTGCCGACGCTGCACTTCCAGTTCGACCGCACCACCGAGCGGGCCGCCGACATGAACGCGCTGATCGCGCGGGCGGTCGCCTCGCGTTCCAAAGACAGCGACGAGTAG
- the infB gene encoding translation initiation factor IF-2 produces MSSTTVAEFASELKKSPDTLLEQLRSAGVAKSATTDALSEADKQKLLGYLKASHGTVSPERKKITLVKKSTSEIKQADASGKARTIQVEVRKKRTFVKRDEGGDTAVVESPEAELQEPPAPQVDDAELVRREEEHRRQAELLRRQEEDLVEKRRLREEQERREREAEERAAAYAATEQAKRAALTQAQQEASAEAAAAAAARAAAAAEARAKAEVESKARADEEAARAKDLDERRRKALAEAEAIRAMMAAPKKVLVAKKPEEAKPVAKPGDAAKPAAKGTLHKPAVTARPGTGAAAPAGPGGGKEVKSAKLSSSWAADPAKKKAIPTRGDASGGIGRNNWRGGPRGRRGNDRDQRSEGMQAAPVEQRVIEVHVPETITVAELAHKMAVKASEVIKALMKMGQMVTINQPLDQDTAMIVVEEMGHKAVTAALDDPEAFTEEETGQAEAEALPRAPVVTVMGHVDHGKTSLLDYIRRSKVAAGEAGGITQHIGAYHVETERGVISFLDTPGHEAFTAMRARGAQATDIVILVVAADDGVMPQTKEAIKHAKAAQVPIVVAVNKIDKPGTNPDRVKQELVAEEVVPEEYGGASPFVNVSALTGQGIDELLEQVLLQAEVLELKAPVDAAAKGLVIEAQLDKGRGPVATILVQSGTLKVGDVVLAGQTYGRVRAMLDENGKAIKSGGPSIPVEIQGLTEVPQAGDEFMVLTDERRAREIATYRAGKFRNTKLARQQAAKLENMFTDMTAGEVKTVPIIVKADVQGSQEALSQSLVKLSTDEVKVQLVYAGVGGITESDVNLAIAAKAVIIGFNTRADSGARKLAEGNAVDIRYYNIIYDAVDELKAAMSGMLAPEKREEVIGSAEIRTVFVASKIGTVAGSYITSGLVTRSSHFRLLRDNVVIYTGEIDSLKRMKDDVREVKEGFECGIKLKNYNDIKEGDQLEFFEIKEVARTL; encoded by the coding sequence ATGTCGAGCACCACCGTCGCCGAGTTCGCCAGCGAACTCAAGAAATCACCCGATACGCTGCTTGAGCAGCTCCGCAGCGCAGGTGTGGCCAAGTCGGCCACGACCGATGCGTTGTCCGAGGCCGACAAGCAGAAGCTCCTTGGCTACCTCAAGGCCAGCCACGGAACCGTTTCGCCCGAGCGCAAGAAAATCACGCTGGTGAAGAAATCGACCAGCGAGATCAAGCAGGCCGACGCCAGCGGCAAGGCCCGCACCATCCAGGTCGAAGTCCGCAAGAAGCGCACCTTCGTCAAGCGCGACGAGGGCGGCGACACCGCCGTGGTCGAGTCGCCCGAGGCCGAGCTGCAGGAGCCGCCGGCGCCGCAGGTCGACGACGCCGAGCTGGTGCGCCGCGAGGAAGAGCACCGTCGCCAGGCTGAGCTGCTGCGCCGCCAGGAAGAAGACCTGGTGGAGAAGCGCCGCCTGCGCGAGGAGCAGGAGCGCCGCGAGCGCGAGGCCGAGGAACGCGCCGCCGCCTACGCCGCCACCGAGCAGGCCAAGCGGGCCGCCCTGACCCAGGCCCAGCAGGAGGCCAGCGCCGAAGCTGCCGCTGCCGCCGCGGCACGCGCCGCCGCGGCCGCCGAAGCACGGGCCAAGGCCGAAGTCGAATCCAAGGCTCGCGCCGATGAGGAAGCCGCGCGCGCCAAGGACCTGGACGAGCGCCGGCGCAAGGCCCTGGCCGAAGCCGAGGCCATCCGCGCCATGATGGCCGCGCCCAAGAAGGTGCTCGTGGCCAAGAAGCCCGAGGAGGCCAAGCCAGTTGCCAAGCCCGGCGATGCTGCCAAGCCGGCAGCCAAGGGCACGCTGCACAAGCCGGCGGTCACCGCGCGTCCGGGCACCGGCGCGGCCGCGCCGGCCGGCCCCGGCGGCGGCAAGGAAGTCAAGTCGGCCAAGCTGTCGTCCAGCTGGGCCGCCGATCCGGCCAAGAAGAAGGCCATCCCGACCCGCGGCGACGCGTCGGGTGGCATCGGCCGCAACAACTGGCGCGGGGGCCCGCGTGGCCGCCGCGGCAATGACCGCGACCAGCGCAGCGAAGGCATGCAGGCCGCGCCGGTCGAGCAACGCGTGATCGAAGTGCACGTGCCGGAGACCATCACGGTCGCCGAACTCGCGCACAAGATGGCGGTCAAGGCGTCCGAAGTGATCAAGGCGCTCATGAAGATGGGCCAGATGGTCACCATCAACCAGCCGCTGGACCAGGACACGGCCATGATCGTGGTCGAGGAAATGGGCCACAAGGCGGTCACCGCCGCGCTGGACGATCCCGAGGCGTTCACGGAAGAGGAAACCGGCCAGGCCGAGGCCGAAGCCCTGCCGCGCGCGCCGGTGGTCACCGTCATGGGCCACGTCGACCACGGCAAGACCTCGCTGCTGGACTACATCCGCCGCTCCAAGGTGGCCGCAGGCGAGGCCGGTGGCATCACCCAGCACATCGGCGCCTACCACGTGGAGACCGAGCGGGGCGTCATCTCGTTCCTCGACACCCCCGGCCACGAGGCGTTCACCGCCATGCGGGCCCGCGGCGCGCAGGCGACCGACATCGTCATCCTGGTGGTGGCCGCCGACGACGGCGTCATGCCGCAGACGAAGGAAGCGATCAAGCACGCCAAGGCGGCGCAGGTGCCGATCGTGGTGGCCGTCAACAAGATCGACAAGCCGGGCACCAACCCCGACCGCGTCAAGCAGGAACTCGTGGCCGAGGAAGTCGTGCCCGAGGAATACGGCGGCGCCTCGCCGTTCGTCAACGTCTCGGCCCTCACCGGCCAGGGCATCGACGAGCTGCTCGAGCAGGTGCTGCTGCAGGCCGAGGTGCTGGAACTGAAGGCCCCGGTCGACGCCGCGGCCAAGGGCCTGGTCATCGAAGCCCAGCTCGACAAGGGCCGCGGCCCGGTCGCCACCATCCTCGTGCAGTCCGGCACGCTGAAGGTGGGCGACGTGGTGCTGGCGGGCCAGACGTATGGCCGCGTGCGCGCAATGCTCGACGAGAACGGCAAGGCCATCAAGAGCGGCGGTCCCTCGATCCCGGTCGAGATCCAGGGCCTGACCGAGGTGCCGCAGGCCGGCGACGAGTTCATGGTGCTCACCGACGAGCGCCGTGCACGCGAGATCGCGACCTACCGCGCGGGCAAGTTCCGCAACACCAAGCTGGCCCGCCAGCAGGCCGCCAAGCTGGAGAACATGTTCACGGACATGACCGCCGGCGAGGTCAAGACGGTGCCCATCATCGTCAAGGCCGACGTGCAGGGCTCGCAGGAGGCGCTGTCGCAGTCGCTGGTGAAGCTGTCGACCGACGAGGTCAAGGTGCAGCTGGTCTACGCGGGCGTGGGTGGCATCACCGAATCGGACGTCAACCTGGCCATCGCCGCCAAGGCGGTGATCATCGGCTTCAACACGCGGGCCGACTCCGGTGCCCGCAAGCTGGCCGAGGGCAATGCCGTCGACATCCGCTACTACAACATCATCTACGACGCGGTGGATGAGCTGAAGGCCGCGATGTCGGGGATGCTGGCGCCGGAGAAGCGCGAAGAGGTCATCGGCTCGGCCGAGATCCGCACGGTGTTCGTGGCGTCCAAGATCGGCACGGTGGCCGGCTCGTACATCACCTCGGGCCTGGTCACGCGGTCGTCGCACTTCCGCCTGCTGCGCGACAACGTGGTCATCTACACCGGCGAGATCGATTCGCTCAAGCGGATGAAGGACGACGTGCGCGAGGTCAAGGAAGGCTTCGAGTGCGGTATCAAGCTGAAGAACTACAACGACATCAAGGAAGGCGACCAGCTCGAGTTCTTCGAGATCAAGGAAGTCGCCCGGACGCTCTGA
- the nusA gene encoding transcription termination factor NusA: MNRELLMLVEAISREKNVERDVVFGAVESALAQATKKLYQGEVDIRVAIDRDSGVYETFRRWLVVPDSQGLQNPDAEELLMDARERVPDVEEGEYIEEGIDSLPIGRIGAMAAKQVILQKIRDAEREMLLNDFMSRGDKIFVGTVKRMDKGDIIVESGRVEGRLRRGEMIPKENLRNGDRVRAMIMEVDLTLRGAPIILSRAAPEFMIELFRQEVPEIEQGLLEIKSCARDPGSRAKIAVLSHDKRVDPIGTCVGVRGTRVNAVTNELAGERVDIVLWSEDPAQFVIGALAPANVSSIVVDEEKHAMDVVVDEENLAIAIGRGGQNVRLASELTGWKINIMDANESAQKQAEESSTIRTLFMEKLDVDEEIADILISEGFTSLEEVAYVPIQEMLDIESFDEDTVNELRSRAKDALLTMEIAHEESVEEVSQNLRDLEGLTPELIGTLAEAGVHTRDELADLAVDELTEITGQSADEAKALIMKAREHWFASATAQA; encoded by the coding sequence ATGAATCGCGAATTGTTGATGCTGGTCGAGGCGATCTCGCGCGAGAAGAACGTGGAGCGCGACGTGGTGTTCGGTGCCGTCGAGTCGGCGCTCGCGCAAGCCACCAAGAAGCTGTACCAGGGCGAGGTGGACATCCGCGTGGCCATCGACCGCGACAGCGGCGTCTACGAGACCTTCCGCCGCTGGCTCGTCGTGCCTGACAGCCAGGGCCTGCAGAACCCCGACGCCGAGGAACTCCTCATGGACGCCCGCGAGCGCGTGCCAGACGTCGAGGAAGGCGAGTACATCGAGGAAGGCATCGATTCGCTGCCCATCGGGCGCATCGGGGCCATGGCCGCCAAGCAGGTCATCCTGCAGAAGATCCGCGACGCCGAGCGCGAGATGCTGCTCAACGACTTCATGTCGCGCGGCGACAAGATCTTCGTGGGCACCGTCAAGCGCATGGACAAGGGCGACATCATCGTCGAGAGCGGCCGCGTCGAAGGCCGGCTGCGCCGCGGCGAGATGATCCCCAAGGAGAACCTGCGCAACGGCGACCGCGTGCGGGCCATGATCATGGAGGTCGACCTCACGCTGCGCGGCGCGCCCATCATCCTGTCGCGCGCGGCCCCCGAGTTCATGATCGAGCTGTTCCGCCAGGAAGTGCCCGAGATCGAGCAGGGCCTGCTGGAAATCAAGAGCTGCGCCCGCGACCCCGGCTCGCGCGCCAAGATCGCGGTGCTGTCGCACGACAAGCGCGTCGATCCCATCGGCACCTGCGTCGGCGTGCGCGGCACGCGCGTGAACGCCGTCACCAACGAGCTCGCCGGCGAGCGCGTGGACATCGTGCTGTGGTCCGAGGACCCGGCGCAGTTCGTCATCGGTGCGCTGGCGCCGGCCAACGTCAGCTCCATCGTCGTCGACGAGGAGAAGCACGCCATGGACGTGGTGGTCGACGAGGAGAACCTCGCCATCGCCATCGGCCGCGGCGGCCAGAACGTGCGCCTGGCCAGCGAGCTGACCGGCTGGAAGATCAACATCATGGATGCGAACGAATCGGCCCAGAAGCAGGCCGAGGAGTCCAGCACCATCCGCACGCTGTTCATGGAGAAGCTGGACGTCGACGAAGAGATCGCCGACATCCTGATCTCCGAGGGCTTCACCAGCCTCGAGGAAGTGGCCTACGTCCCGATCCAGGAGATGCTGGACATCGAGTCGTTCGACGAGGACACCGTGAACGAGCTGCGGTCGCGCGCCAAGGATGCGCTGCTGACCATGGAGATCGCGCACGAGGAGAGCGTCGAGGAGGTGTCGCAGAACCTGCGCGACCTCGAAGGCCTCACGCCCGAACTGATTGGCACGCTGGCCGAGGCCGGCGTGCACACCCGCGACGAGCTGGCTGACCTGGCCGTCGATGAGTTGACCGAGATTACCGGCCAGTCCGCGGACGAGGCCAAAGCCCTGATCATGAAGGCGCGCGAACACTGGTTTGCCAGTGCGACCGCGCAAGCGTGA
- the rimP gene encoding ribosome maturation factor RimP encodes MALQDIAEQTVTGLGYELVEIERSAGGLLRVTIDLPWAPGVEQYVNVEDCEKVTRQLQYALEVEGVDYKRLEVSSPGLDRPLRGEKDFERFAGEMVDVTLRAPVGAAGAGQVAPTRKKFRGQLARGEGGGWQVMWSDEPKVKPGQRISRKREPAPVQVLGFTLDELKEARLAPVVDFKGRKPRQTGES; translated from the coding sequence GTGGCACTGCAGGATATTGCTGAGCAGACCGTGACCGGCCTCGGCTACGAGCTGGTGGAGATCGAACGCTCCGCCGGAGGCCTGCTGCGCGTCACCATCGACCTGCCGTGGGCCCCGGGGGTCGAGCAGTACGTGAACGTCGAGGACTGCGAGAAGGTCACCCGCCAGCTGCAATACGCGCTCGAGGTCGAGGGCGTCGACTACAAGCGGCTCGAGGTGTCGTCGCCCGGGCTTGACCGGCCGTTGCGGGGCGAGAAGGATTTCGAGCGCTTCGCCGGCGAAATGGTGGACGTCACGCTGCGCGCGCCGGTGGGTGCCGCCGGCGCGGGGCAGGTGGCGCCGACGCGCAAGAAGTTCCGCGGCCAGCTGGCGCGCGGCGAAGGCGGCGGCTGGCAGGTCATGTGGTCCGACGAGCCCAAGGTGAAGCCGGGCCAGAGGATCAGTCGCAAGCGGGAGCCGGCGCCGGTGCAGGTGCTGGGCTTCACGCTCGACGAATTGAAGGAGGCGCGGCTCGCGCCGGTAGTGGATTTCAAGGGCAGGAAGCCCAGGCAGACAGGAGAGTCGTGA
- the arfB gene encoding alternative ribosome rescue aminoacyl-tRNA hydrolase ArfB, producing the protein MLPRHPTPIAPEEVEITAVRAQGAGGQNVNKVSSAVHLRFDIRASSLGADHKARLLALHDQRITRAGVLVIKAQAHRSQELNRTEALARLQEIVDSVAEPPHLRKPTRPPASSRRARLRDKRQRSDVKLMRSGRDSQA; encoded by the coding sequence ATGCTGCCCCGCCACCCGACCCCCATCGCGCCCGAGGAGGTGGAGATCACCGCCGTGCGGGCCCAGGGCGCCGGTGGCCAGAACGTCAACAAGGTGTCCAGCGCGGTGCACCTGCGCTTCGACATCCGCGCGTCCTCGCTCGGCGCCGACCACAAGGCGCGGCTGCTGGCCCTGCACGACCAGCGCATCACCCGCGCGGGGGTGCTGGTCATCAAGGCCCAGGCGCACCGCAGCCAGGAGCTCAACCGGACCGAGGCGCTGGCCCGGCTGCAGGAGATCGTCGACAGCGTGGCCGAGCCACCGCACTTGCGCAAACCCACCCGGCCCCCAGCTTCATCCCGCCGCGCGCGATTGCGCGACAAGCGGCAGCGGTCCGACGTCAAGCTCATGCGCTCGGGCCGCGATTCGCAGGCCTGA